The DNA region GTATGGCGGCGCTACAAAGGCCCCTGGAACGGTTTGCCCGATGCCTGGCAGCAGCTGCACCGCGACGCACTTGCGGCTGGTTACGGCCCCAGTGGTGAGGCGCGGCAAATCGTACTGCACCGTGGCAGCGACCGCAGTGATGCAATCATCGAGCTGCAAATAGGCATTCTGTAAACAAACGCATTGACGCCGGCAGGCACTACAAGCAACATCTGCGGCTGGCTTGCCGTGATTAGACAGATGTTCAAAAAGACAAACCTGATACTGATAGCAGTGGTGCTGGCTGGCGGATGCGCCACCGGCGGCAGCGGTACTTCATCAGCAGCAGCGGATGATGCCAACCCGGCAGCGACCGGTGCGGCGGAACTGCCACCGGAAAAACGGCCCTATGCCGGGCCGACCAAGATCGTGCCATCGAAGCCTGACATGGCTGCACTCAGTTTTGGCCGCGGCCTTGCCGCCAACGACGAGATAACAGTGACGTTTCGGTTCAGCGTTACGGAATACGCCAGCGGAACGATTGAAGGCTGGTTTGAGCACAGCGCCGATCTCGCTGCGGGTACCATCGATATCCGCGCCGAGGTCACCTGCGCCGTACTCGACAGCAGCGCGCAGCGTGCGTGGGTTGGCGGTAAAGTCGTTCGTAACGGATCGACAAACCCGCTTTATGCCGGCGCACCGGGCGCGGATATCTGGTTTAGCGCCGCCGCCCCGGTAGCCGAAATCGGTAATGGTGCGATCACGATGCCGGTGTTGCGCGACAAGGAGCTGGGCTCTGCCAGCGAGTTCTGCAGCCGCAAGCCATGGGACTCTGATGGCATGCTGACGGTTCGCCAGGGCGCGCTCGGCGTGTTTACCGAGGATCAGGCCACCCGATAGCCCTCGGACGCGGTCAACTGCGAGTACAAAGCCGCAATACGGGCGGTGACCGGACCGACTAAACCATCTCCGTAGTGCGTGTCATCGATACGCACCACCCCGACAACCTCGCCCATCGTGCCGGTGCAGAAAACCTCATCAGCGCCAGCAATCTCAGCCGCACTCACATCGCGCACCTCGTGCGGGATATCATGAAGAGCACACAACTCGAGCACTGCCGAACGGGTCACGCCCTCCGGACAGGAGTCAGTAGTCGACGTCAGCACCACCCCGTTGCTGACTACAAATACATTGGTGGCGTTGGTCTCGGCAAGGTACCCGCGCACGTCCAGCATCAACGCATCGTCCGCGCCGGCGTGATTGGCCTCGATCTTGGCCAGGATTGAATTGAGCTGATTGCATGAGTGAATTTTCTGGTCAAGACACTGCGGTGGAATGCGCCGTGTCCTCGCGGTAACAAAGAACAAGCCATCCTGGTCATAAACCGGAGACTTGTGCTCGGCCAGGATGATCAGCGTTGTGCCCGCATTGTTGACACGCGGATCCAGCCCGCTGGTGTACTTGATACCACGGCTGACGGTCAGCCTGATGTGCACGCCATCGCTCATGTTGTTGGCCGCCAGCGTGCGGCAAATCTGCTCGATTAACCACTCGCGCGAAGGATAGCCCTCATATTCCAGCGCCGCTGCTGATGCAGCCAGGCGGTCCAGGTGCTGTTCGAGGCGAAAGATACGACCACCGTAAAGGCGCAGCCCCTCCCACACGGCATCACCATTTTGTACCGCAGAGTCGAACGGGCTGATCGCGGCAGCCGCCCGCGTCACCAGTTCGCCATTGACGTTGACAATGATGTCCTCGTTACGGGAGTCGTTTTGTTGCAGCATCAGGTAGCCTCCAGCCTGTATTGCGCCATCACTTCATAGTGCTCCTCGCACTGCGCCAGCACATCGTTCTTTACCGGCGGAATTTCCGGTTCGGCTTGCCGGTACGGCGCAAAACCGGTTGAGCGTTCAACCGATGCATACCAGAAACGTGCCCAGACGCCGTCGCTGTCACGCGGTCCGGCGGGCCAGTGCAGCATTTTCTCGCTGAAGTCGACCGCCAGTGCCCGGCAAAGAGTGGCCAGCGTCCCCGCCGGGTCACGCAGCACATCGGCCGAGTCAATCACCGGCGGCACAACCCCGGTGGCGGCACGGACATGCTCGAACAGGCGGCGCTGCTGCGGCAGACCGGTCTCGTCGATACCGGCATCGGGTAGCACGCGCAGCAATGACGCCAGCATGTTGCGCGGACGGCGGATAAGGAAACAGTTTTGCACGCTATCGAGCCAGTCGAGCGAGACACTGTCGTCCAGGTGATGTGTCATCTGCTTCTGGTACTGGATTGTGATGCCATCCGGCAACGGAGATGCCAGCTGGCTGATCACCGTGCGCCAGTCGCATGACAGCGCTGCCATCACCTCATCGCGGCCGGGATGGTCGTGTCCGGATTGCGCCAGGTAGCAGGCATAAAACGGCTCGTCGACCACAATGGTGTCACTGCGGTTTTCCCAGGCCCGCATCATGGCGGTCGAGATATTGCGTGGCCCCGACCACATGGCGATCCGCTTTGGCGCGGCTGCGTGCTTCATGTTCTGCCTCCCGGCAGGCATGATGGCGCGAATCATGCGCCATGCAAACCTGTTGTCAGCCATCCTGCTGCTGCACGCCACGACGGCCGCGGCAGACCAGCTCGAAACCCTGGTGGTGACGGCCACCCGGGCGCCGGTGCCGCTGGCTGAAGCCGGTCTCGCACTGGCACACATCGACGCCAACACAATCGCCGCGGGCATGCACCAGCATCTGGGCGAACTGGCCTTCCATGCGCCCGGCACATGGATCAGCCGCGGCAGCGGTCAGGAACAGCTGACCGCTATTCGCTCGCCGGTACTGACCGGCGCCGGCTCATGCGGTGCATTCCTGTTCATGGAAGACGGGATACCGATTCGTCCGGCCGGTTTTTGCAACGTCAACCAGGCGTTCGAGCTCAACACCGGCCAGGCGCAGGCTATTGAGGTCGCGCGCGGGCCGGCCAGCGCCGTCTGGGGCGCCAATGCACTGCACGGCGCAATCAACGTGCGGATGGATACGGCGCGGCCTGACTCTTTGACGCTCGGCGCGGGGCCTGACGATTATTTCCGCACACGGCTGGAACACGCTTTGCACGGCAACGCCATGCTGTTGCTGAATGCCGAGCACGATGGCGGCTTTCGCGATGACTCAGGCTACGACCAGGCGAAGCTCAACTTCTTTGCCGGCGGCGGTGAGCTGCCGCGTCTGCGCCTGGCTGCCACCCGCCTGCAGCAGGAAACTGCCGGCTTTATAACTGGCGCAGAAGCCTGGCGAAATGAAACGCTGCGCACTACGAACCCCAACCCGGAGGCATTTCGCGACGCCGATGCGCAGCGCCTCAGCATGAGCTGGGACGGGAGCTGGCCGGTCAGCATTTATGCCCGCAATTCACGGATGCAGTTTCTGCAGCACTTCCTGCCGGGTCAGCCGCTGGAACAGAACGGACAGCGCAGCGCGGGCGTGACGGTTCAGCGTGTCTATTCCGCCGGCCAGTGGCAGGTCCGGGCCGGCGGTGATGCCGAGTACGCCCGCGGCTGGCTGCGGCAATCGCAGGGGGCAGCGACAGACGGGTCGGACTTTCTGCGTGAGACACGCCCGAGCGGAACCCACTACGATTACGACGCCGACTCATTCCTGGCGGCGCTATGGCTGGACGCAACCCGTGCACTGACCGCCAGCATGAATCTGCGCCTGGCGTTGCGCGCCGAGACGCTTGGCTACCGCTACGACAATCACGCCGCCGACGGCAACCTGCGCGACGATGGCAGCGCGTGCGGGTTCGGCGGCTGCCTCTACAACCGCCCGGCCGACCGAAACGACCGTTTTTTCAATGCGGCGCCGCGGCTGGCGCTCAGCGTTCGCCCCGCCGACCACCTGGTGTGGTGGCTGCAGGCCGGGCGCGGGTTTCGTCCACCCCAGGCCACGGAACTGTACCGCTTGCAGCGCGGCCAGGACACTGCAGAAATTGACAGCGAAGTAATCGATAACTTCGAAGCAGGACTGCGGGTCTCGGGCCGGCGGACGTCACTGGAGCTGACCGGTTACGCCAGCCGCAAGAAGAACTACATCCTGCGCGATGCAGACGGCTTCAACATCAGTGACGGGCGCAGCCGGCATCACGGCATCGAAGCGGCATTTGGCGCAGTGCTGCACCCGCGTCTCCGGCTCGATGCCGACCTGAGCAACAATCTTCACCGCTATGATTTCGACAGCGCCGCCGCACGCGGTGAAGTCATTCGCAGCGGCGCGCAAATCGATACGGCGCCACAACACATTGCGACGACGCGGCTGCGCTGGCAGTACCAGCCCGGTGGCGCATTGACGCTGGAGTGGCTGCATCTGGGCAGCTACAGCATGGATGCGGCCGGGTCACGTCGCTACCCCGGTCATGATCTGCTAAACGTCTATGCGCAGCAGGAGCTGGGAAACAACTGGATGCTGCGCGCCCGCCTGGTCAACGCCGGCGACACGCTATACGCCGAGCGCGCTGATTTTGCCTTTGGCACCGAGCGCTATTTCCCCGGTCGCCGGCGCAGCCTGTACCTCGACCTGCACTGGCGGAGCGAATAAGAAAGGGGCGGACCGCGCGGGCCCGCCCCAGGGGCAGCGGGGAACACTGCCAGAGAGAATCAGTCCTGTTGCGCGACCTGGGTGGCATCGTTGCCGGCATCGAACAGCCGTACCCGCACCATCCGTTCAAAAGCATAAGCATCAAGGTCGCCCGCACCGGAAACCGACGTTCCTTCACCATGAGCATGAAGCGCAATTCGCTCGGCGGCGATGCCGGCAGCAATCAGCGCATCACGCACTGCCTCTGCCCGGTGACGGGACAGGTCTTCGTTGTAACTGGCATCACCGCGCGGGTCTGCGTAGCCGTCCAGCCGGACAGTCATATCGGGCAACTTTTCCAGCAGTTCGGCCAGCCTCTGCAGCCGCGCTTTCGCGCTGTCTGACAGTTTGCTCTTGCCGGTCGGATAGAGCACTTCCATCTGCAGCCCTTCCACCGCGGCACGCTCGAGCAACAAACCGGACATTTCCTCACCCAGCTGCGCCAGTTCGGCACGGGTGTCGAACAGGCTGCGATTCAGGCGTGCAACGCGGGTGCGGGCCTGTTCGAGTTCGCCACTGGTTGCCGCGAGGTTGCTTTTCAGCCCGGGCACCTGGCCGGCGCGCTTTACGTTGTCGGCATAATGGGCACCAACGGCCGCACCGATAATCGCACCCACCGGACCGGCGGCTACGGCACCGACGACCATGCCGCTGCTGATGCCGATATTTTGCGCTGTCGTCTGTGAGACCTCTGCCTGTGCAGCAGGCAGGGCCATGCCCAGCAGGGCTATTGCTAAAAGTTTCTTCATTTGACACCTCTGTCGGGTTAGCGAAATTGCTTACGGCATCAATTTCAGCGTGACAAAGAGGCAGAACGGCACCCCAATCGTGGCCGGCCGGCGACAGATTGTGTGCAAATCTGGCGGAAGGCGATCAGCTCTCGTTGCGCTGCCGGCGCATCTCCTGCAGCGACCAGACGCGGATCAGGCCCTCCTGGGCCGTCGATGCGACCAGCCGGCCGTCGCGTGCGTAGACCTGCCCACGTGCCAGGCCACGGGCACCCGAAGCGCTGGGGCTGTCACAGTCGTACAGCAACCAGTCGTCGATGCGTGCATGGCGATGAAACCACATGGCGTGATCGAGGCTGGCCAGCTGTACATTGCCTTTGGGAAAAGAAATGCCATGCGGCATGGTCGCGGTTCCGATGAGACCGTAGTCAGACACGTACGACAGCAGCGTCGTATGCAGTCCGTGCTCATCAGCAACCGCCGCGGTGGTGCGAAACCAGAATTGCTGGCGCGGCGGCGCCTTTTCCTCGGTCAGAAAAGCCGGTGTCTGCACCGGGCGGAATTCGAACGGTCGCTGTCGCGACATGAAACGACTCAGCTTGTCCGGCACTTCGCCTTCCGGATGGTAGGAGCTGGCATCGGCAAGTTCCTCCGGGCCCGGCACATCGGGCATCTCGTCCTGGTGTTCGAATCCCTCTTCGGGCAGCTGGAATGATGCCGCCAGATGAAAAATCTGCTGGCCATGCTGAATCGCGACCACGCGGCGGCTGGTAAAGGTGCGTCCGTCACGACTGCGATCGACGTCGTACACAATCGGTGCATTGACGTCGCCGGCACGCAGGAAATAGGCATGCAGCGAATGTACCCGGCGTCCCTCCACTGTTTGCTGCGCGGCCGACAGCGCCTGACCCAGCACCTGGCCACCAAAAACGCGCGGGCTGCCAATATCGCGGCTTTGACCGCGGAACAGGTTTTTTTCCAGCCGCTCCAGTCGCAGCAGCTTTATCAGGTCTTCGAGTGCACCGGTCATTGCAGGCCTCGTACAGTTACTCGCCCAGGAACCCTACTGATTGTCGACCTGCGCGGCGGTGCCGTCCAGCGCCATGGTCATTTCGCGCGACCATTCGTCGTAGCGACGGCGCAGTGTGTGATTGTTTCGAGGACAGAATTGCTGCCGTTTTCCTGCCGGCCACCCGCCTGGTTGCCCGGCGGAAAGAAACGCCAGCCCGCGTGCCGTTGCCTCTGCCTCGTCCGGCCGCATGACCGCGAGCCCGGAAAGGTCCGCGAGCGCCTGGCACAGGTCATCGTGACCGGCCAGCCCGCCGCTGACCAGGGCGACATCCAGCGTCGTGCGCTGCTGCAATATCTCGATGTTTTTCTGCAGCAGAAACAGGATGCTCTCGACTACTGCCGCCAGCTTCTGCCGTTGACTCCCGCTGCCGATAAAACGACTGGTGAAGTGCTCGCGCCAGAAAGGTGAGCCGAGCCCGGACACGCCATTGAGAAAAAGCGGCAACTCGTCTGCACCGATTTGCCGGGCTGCCGTCGCTATCTCCGGCTGTGTTGCGCCCAATGACGCCAGCGCTGCCCCGGCACCGTTGACAGTTCCCTCCTGCACATAAAGCACGGAGCTGCCGTCACTCCAGGCAACGCTGTGCAGCAGCGGTGCTGCGCTCATGCCGGCAACCTGAGCCAGCACAAATGCACCGGTTCCGATATTGACGTAGGCGGTGCCCTGGGCTATCGCTCCGCCGGCGAAAATGGCTGCGTTCTGGTCGCCGGTGCAGACCCGCAGCGGTACCGCAGTGCTGCGCAGCACCCCGAATTCGTGCTGGCTGGGTACACAGCGTGGCAGCAGGCCACGCGAAATTCCGAACGCCGCCAGCAACTCATCTGACCAGTCGAGACTACGCCGGTCCCACAGCAAGGTGCGCGAAGCATTGGCAGGATCAGCGCAGGCGGGATGCTGCTGCAGCAAGTGAAACAGCAGAAAGCTCGACAGCGGCCCGATCATCAGCGTGCCGCTGCGCTGTGCCTGTCTGACGGCGGGGATATTGTCTATACACCAGCGCATCTTGCTGGCACCGTAATGCGGTGAACGCACCAGACCGGTTATCTCGCTGACGGTGTCATCCGGTGGCGCATATTCTGCCAGCAGCTTTGCAGCACGCCGGTCCTGCCACGAAATAACCGGAGTCAGCGCGACACCGCTGTTGCGATCCCAGCAGACAATCGATGAGCGCTGGGTTGCCAGGCCGGCGCCGGTTATTACAGCGCCACGACTTTCGGCATCGCGCAATGCATCGACGATGACCCGATGCATTGAATTGAGCACCTCGGATGCATCGTGTTCGACCCGCCCATCCGGACCACGCTGCGTTGCGACCGCGACGCGCGCCAGGAATACCTGTGTTCCTTCCGTAGTGAAGGTTACTGCCCGGGTCGACCCGCCGCCCTGGTCGATGGCGAGAATCAATTCGTCAGCCGGCATGATCTGCTGGCGGTGCCAGGGTCAATTCACGTGTCGACGCACGCCGCCGTCGCTCCGGCAATACCGGCCGCAATTTTTCAATGACTTTCTCGGCAGTCGCACGATATGCGGTCAGCTTGCCACCATAGATGCTCAGCACGCGCGGGTGTCGCGCGTTGTCGGCGTGCAAAATGGTCTCGCGCGGACGATGGAACGCATGACCTTTGCCCGCGGGTAACACCCGCAACCCGGCGGTGGCGCCGGTAATTTTCGTTGCTACCTTGCCACGCAACGCCGGGAAATAGTGCTCGACCACCGACGCCAGGTAACTGCGTTCCCGCGGATAGGTGACAACATCATCGGGATGACCGCGAAACGGAATTTCCGTGGTGCCGACCAGCGTATCGTCGTCACGCGGCATTACGAATACCGCACGTCCGTCACGCGGGCTTTCCAGGTAGTAAATGCCACGCTCGAAGCGATGGCTGATTACGATATGACTGCCCTGCACCAGCGCCACGGGAAAAAGCGACTGCACCGGCTCGACCATTTCCAGCACTTCGTTTGCCCACGGGCCGGCGGCGTTGATCAACACTGCAGCGTGTGCTTCAACCTCGGAATCGTCCAGCCGGTAGCGCAGGGTCACACCCGCATCGCCAATGGTCGCACCGTTGAAATGCGCCGGCATCGCAAGCTCCGCACCAAGATCCTGCGCCGAAGCCATCACCGCCCGGGTCAGCAGGCGGTCGTCAGTCTGCGCATCGGAATACTTCAACACTGCCTTGAGGTCATCGGTACGCAGGCCATCGAGCCGGTCCCAGCGATTTCGGCCCACTGACGTAAACCGGGTACCGGGCCCGAACCGGCCCAGCACCGCGTAGAGACCGAGCCCGATACGTACCAGCCACGGCGGCCGCCGGGTCTGCGTGAATACCGGAATATAAAAGTCGCGCAACCGCACCAGGTCGGGCGCCAGCCGCAGCAACAGGGCGCGTTCTCGCAGGCATTCGGCGACCAGGCCGAACTGCCAGGTCTCGAGGTAACGCAAACCGCCATGTATCAGCTTGCTTGAGCTGCTCGAAGTGCCGGCTGCAAGATCGGTCTTTTCCAGCAGCAACGTCGAATAGCCAGCGGCCGCTGCAGCCTGCGCAATGCCGGTGCCATGGATGCCGCCGCCGACTACAGCTACGTCGAAACTACGGCTCATCCGTGCAGCTCATGCTGCAAGCGACAGGCGTGCATGCTTTCAATCAGTGTTGCCCCGCGCACGCCGAGCTGGCGCGCGTGCCCCGCCTCGGTAACTTCGTAGATCACCCATTGCCATGCGCCGGGCCACAGCGCGCCCGGTTCAGCTGCAAGCCTGAGGTGATTGCAAAAGACAAATTCGGGCCGCAGTGATGCAACCTGCTCGCGCGTTTGCCGACTGACCTCTTGCAACACCCAGCCTATTGGCAGGTCGGACATTTGGCGCGCCTGTTCCAGCACCATGCGGTCGAACGAGATGAGTACGCATTCCTGCCGCGCACCGGCCAGCAGCGGCAAGACTGCCGCGAGCATGCGCCGGCGGCCGAAGGCGCGCAGGCTGTGCCGCTTCAACTCGATAAACAATCTCAGCCCTGGCGTGTCGAGCTGCTCCAGTGCATCACGCAGCAGCGGCACAGTCTCGCCGGTAAATCGGTCACCAAACTGCTGCATCTGCCCGACCGGCACCTTGCATACCTCCGACGCGACGGCGGCCGTGACCAGTCGATCGATCCCGGCGGTACGCAACAGGGACTCGTCGTGCAGCAGTACCGGCACCCGGTCAGCCGTCAGCTGTACGTCCATTTCAATGCTGCGCACACCACAGTCGGCTGCAGCACGCAGCGCAGCGAGAGTATTTTCAGGAAAGGCGGCCGCGGCGCCGCGGTGGGCCACCAGCGCGGGTACGACTCCAGATTCAGCAGATCCGACCATGCCGCCCGCAAACTAACATATCGACAGGCGCCAGACTGCGATCATCGCCGCAATCGCGGTATATTTGCTATTTATTATCATATGGTTAAGTGACTATTATAAACGTGATTCTACGACCCGTCGCTCGCCTCACAGTCAACTAGACTTGAAGCAACATGGCCACCAGCGGCAACCACGTGCAACACCGCAATCTCGTATCTCACGGCCTCCTGGCAGCACATTGCGAAGAACCCGACTGGGTGCTTCTCGACTGCCGCTACTCGCTGGCCGATCCGGCCGCCGGCCGCGCTCGATGGGAGCAGGGTCATATTCCCGGCGCCGTGCATGCCGACCTGGAAAACGAACTGTCTGCACCGGCGTCACCTCGTGGCCGGCATCCGCTGCCCGACCCGGTGGAACTGGCGGGGCATTTTTCCGACTGGGGTATCAGCATGGAAACCCAGGTCGTGGCCTATGACGACAGCCATGGCGCGTTTGCAGCGCGCGCCTGGTGGCTGCTGCGCTGGCTCGGCCATGATGCGGTTGCCGTGCTCGATGGCGGACTGCAGGCCTGGCGGCGGGCCGGCCTGCCGTTGACCAATGCCGTTCCCGATCGCAAGCCGGCTCACTTCGAGATCCGGCTGCGTGACCAGCTACGGGTCGATGCCGACGAAGTTGCACAAGCACTGAAAAGCGATGGATGTGTACTGGACGCGCGAGCTGCGGAAAGATTCCTTGGCGAGCAGGAGCCGCTCGATCGCCGCGCCGGGCACATCCCCGGCGCGCACAACTACCCTTTCACGGCCAACCTCGACCGTGACGGCCGCTTCCTGTCGCCCTCTGAACTGCGCGTTTGTTTTGACGCCGCGCGCCAGTCCACATCACCGAAAAAGATCATCTGCATGTGTGGTTCGGGCGTGACTGCCTGCCACAACCTTCTGGCGCTGGAGATAGCTCAGCTGCCCGGGGCACGACTGTTCCCGGGCTCGTGGAGTGAATGGTGCGCCGACCCGCAGCGACCGATCGCCAGCGGCCCGGACACGAATTGAATCAGTCGCTGCGCTGCGTGATTTCTATCAGGTGATAGCCAAACTGGGTCTTGACCGGTCCGTGCACCGCACCCACTTCACCGCTGAATACAATCTGGTCAAACTCCGGCACCATCTGGCCACGGCCGAACTGCCCGAGGTCACCACCACGCTGGCCGGATGGACACTGCGAATGCTGGCGGGCCATCTCGGCGAAGTCCGCGCCGCTTTCGATCTGTGTTTTCAGGTCGGAACAGGTAGATTCGTCTGCCACCAGGATGTGACGGGCGCTGGCTGTGCTCATTTGGCTTTCCTGCGTTGAAACCGAACCGATATGCTAAGCGTTTTCGGCCGGCTGCGCACTTGTTAAAACAGGCTGCGCTGCTCCGGTTGCCCTGCCTCCCGCAAC from Gammaproteobacteria bacterium includes:
- a CDS encoding aminotransferase IV, which translates into the protein MLQQNDSRNEDIIVNVNGELVTRAAAAISPFDSAVQNGDAVWEGLRLYGGRIFRLEQHLDRLAASAAALEYEGYPSREWLIEQICRTLAANNMSDGVHIRLTVSRGIKYTSGLDPRVNNAGTTLIILAEHKSPVYDQDGLFFVTARTRRIPPQCLDQKIHSCNQLNSILAKIEANHAGADDALMLDVRGYLAETNATNVFVVSNGVVLTSTTDSCPEGVTRSAVLELCALHDIPHEVRDVSAAEIAGADEVFCTGTMGEVVGVVRIDDTHYGDGLVGPVTARIAALYSQLTASEGYRVA
- a CDS encoding HAD family hydrolase translates to MWSGPRNISTAMMRAWENRSDTIVVDEPFYACYLAQSGHDHPGRDEVMAALSCDWRTVISQLASPLPDGITIQYQKQMTHHLDDSVSLDWLDSVQNCFLIRRPRNMLASLLRVLPDAGIDETGLPQQRRLFEHVRAATGVVPPVIDSADVLRDPAGTLATLCRALAVDFSEKMLHWPAGPRDSDGVWARFWYASVERSTGFAPYRQAEPEIPPVKNDVLAQCEEHYEVMAQYRLEAT
- a CDS encoding TonB-dependent receptor codes for the protein MRHANLLSAILLLHATTAAADQLETLVVTATRAPVPLAEAGLALAHIDANTIAAGMHQHLGELAFHAPGTWISRGSGQEQLTAIRSPVLTGAGSCGAFLFMEDGIPIRPAGFCNVNQAFELNTGQAQAIEVARGPASAVWGANALHGAINVRMDTARPDSLTLGAGPDDYFRTRLEHALHGNAMLLLNAEHDGGFRDDSGYDQAKLNFFAGGGELPRLRLAATRLQQETAGFITGAEAWRNETLRTTNPNPEAFRDADAQRLSMSWDGSWPVSIYARNSRMQFLQHFLPGQPLEQNGQRSAGVTVQRVYSAGQWQVRAGGDAEYARGWLRQSQGAATDGSDFLRETRPSGTHYDYDADSFLAALWLDATRALTASMNLRLALRAETLGYRYDNHAADGNLRDDGSACGFGGCLYNRPADRNDRFFNAAPRLALSVRPADHLVWWLQAGRGFRPPQATELYRLQRGQDTAEIDSEVIDNFEAGLRVSGRRTSLELTGYASRKKNYILRDADGFNISDGRSRHHGIEAAFGAVLHPRLRLDADLSNNLHRYDFDSAAARGEVIRSGAQIDTAPQHIATTRLRWQYQPGGALTLEWLHLGSYSMDAAGSRRYPGHDLLNVYAQQELGNNWMLRARLVNAGDTLYAERADFAFGTERYFPGRRRSLYLDLHWRSE
- a CDS encoding OmpA family protein; this encodes MKKLLAIALLGMALPAAQAEVSQTTAQNIGISSGMVVGAVAAGPVGAIIGAAVGAHYADNVKRAGQVPGLKSNLAATSGELEQARTRVARLNRSLFDTRAELAQLGEEMSGLLLERAAVEGLQMEVLYPTGKSKLSDSAKARLQRLAELLEKLPDMTVRLDGYADPRGDASYNEDLSRHRAEAVRDALIAAGIAAERIALHAHGEGTSVSGAGDLDAYAFERMVRVRLFDAGNDATQVAQQD
- the tesB gene encoding acyl-CoA thioesterase II — its product is MTGALEDLIKLLRLERLEKNLFRGQSRDIGSPRVFGGQVLGQALSAAQQTVEGRRVHSLHAYFLRAGDVNAPIVYDVDRSRDGRTFTSRRVVAIQHGQQIFHLAASFQLPEEGFEHQDEMPDVPGPEELADASSYHPEGEVPDKLSRFMSRQRPFEFRPVQTPAFLTEEKAPPRQQFWFRTTAAVADEHGLHTTLLSYVSDYGLIGTATMPHGISFPKGNVQLASLDHAMWFHRHARIDDWLLYDCDSPSASGARGLARGQVYARDGRLVASTAQEGLIRVWSLQEMRRQRNES
- a CDS encoding FAD-dependent oxidoreductase translates to MSRSFDVAVVGGGIHGTGIAQAAAAAGYSTLLLEKTDLAAGTSSSSSKLIHGGLRYLETWQFGLVAECLRERALLLRLAPDLVRLRDFYIPVFTQTRRPPWLVRIGLGLYAVLGRFGPGTRFTSVGRNRWDRLDGLRTDDLKAVLKYSDAQTDDRLLTRAVMASAQDLGAELAMPAHFNGATIGDAGVTLRYRLDDSEVEAHAAVLINAAGPWANEVLEMVEPVQSLFPVALVQGSHIVISHRFERGIYYLESPRDGRAVFVMPRDDDTLVGTTEIPFRGHPDDVVTYPRERSYLASVVEHYFPALRGKVATKITGATAGLRVLPAGKGHAFHRPRETILHADNARHPRVLSIYGGKLTAYRATAEKVIEKLRPVLPERRRRASTRELTLAPPADHAG
- a CDS encoding glycerophosphodiester phosphodiesterase — protein: MVGSAESGVVPALVAHRGAAAAFPENTLAALRAAADCGVRSIEMDVQLTADRVPVLLHDESLLRTAGIDRLVTAAVASEVCKVPVGQMQQFGDRFTGETVPLLRDALEQLDTPGLRLFIELKRHSLRAFGRRRMLAAVLPLLAGARQECVLISFDRMVLEQARQMSDLPIGWVLQEVSRQTREQVASLRPEFVFCNHLRLAAEPGALWPGAWQWVIYEVTEAGHARQLGVRGATLIESMHACRLQHELHG
- a CDS encoding sulfurtransferase, which encodes MATSGNHVQHRNLVSHGLLAAHCEEPDWVLLDCRYSLADPAAGRARWEQGHIPGAVHADLENELSAPASPRGRHPLPDPVELAGHFSDWGISMETQVVAYDDSHGAFAARAWWLLRWLGHDAVAVLDGGLQAWRRAGLPLTNAVPDRKPAHFEIRLRDQLRVDADEVAQALKSDGCVLDARAAERFLGEQEPLDRRAGHIPGAHNYPFTANLDRDGRFLSPSELRVCFDAARQSTSPKKIICMCGSGVTACHNLLALEIAQLPGARLFPGSWSEWCADPQRPIASGPDTN
- a CDS encoding peptidylprolyl isomerase (rotamase C; accelerates isomerization of the peptidyl prolyl bond), yielding MSTASARHILVADESTCSDLKTQIESGADFAEMARQHSQCPSGQRGGDLGQFGRGQMVPEFDQIVFSGEVGAVHGPVKTQFGYHLIEITQRSD